The following proteins come from a genomic window of Verrucomicrobiia bacterium:
- a CDS encoding type II toxin-antitoxin system HicA family toxin, whose translation MKLLVRDFGYLKIHQVGSHIILQHPGPPTHRLAIPNHAPLRIGTLNAIPRSVATARGVSREDILQRLA comes from the coding sequence GTGAAATTGCTCGTCCGTGACTTCGGGTATTTGAAGATTCATCAGGTGGGGAGCCATATCATCCTGCAACATCCCGGGCCGCCAACGCACCGCCTGGCGATTCCAAACCACGCTCCGCTGCGCATTGGAACGCTCAATGCCATCCCGCGCTCGGTTGCCACGGCGCGGGGTGTTTCGCGGGAGGACATTCTTCAGCGGCTGGCATGA
- a CDS encoding 2-phospho-L-lactate guanylyltransferase — translation MEIVFSVTQKSDGGYVAECLSHDIYTQGDDWDGLRQNVREAVEAYFFDQPKPAQVRLHLVRDEVLVSQ, via the coding sequence GTGGAAATTGTCTTTAGTGTAACGCAAAAAAGTGATGGCGGTTACGTCGCCGAATGCCTTTCCCATGACATTTACACGCAGGGCGATGATTGGGATGGCTTGCGGCAGAACGTGCGCGAGGCGGTCGAAGCCTACTTTTTCGACCAGCCGAAGCCCGCGCAGGTGCGTTTGCACCTCGTCCGCGACGAGGTGTTGGTGTCGCAATGA
- a CDS encoding TSUP family transporter, whose product MLQPWQWPLLFATGLAAGFVDAIAGGGGLITLPVLLGLGLAPRAALGTNKLQSSFGSASATWHYSRAGTVALRDCVRGFSCTFLGALLGVLAVQQLDPSLLRKIIPVMLGATALLVWLRPRLGEWDAHPRVPRGGFDVLAGLALGFYDGFFGPGTGTFWAMAFVLGLGFNLTKATGYTKVMNFASNAASLMLFAALGHVVLAAGLVMGAGQLLGARLGSQMVVKRGARFIRPIFLTVVLVITAKLIYDAYLRRPA is encoded by the coding sequence GTGCTTCAACCCTGGCAATGGCCGTTGCTGTTCGCGACCGGGCTGGCTGCGGGCTTCGTGGATGCCATCGCCGGCGGCGGCGGGCTGATCACGTTGCCGGTGTTGCTGGGCCTGGGGCTGGCGCCCCGCGCGGCGCTCGGCACCAACAAACTCCAAAGCTCGTTCGGTTCGGCCAGCGCCACGTGGCATTACTCCCGTGCGGGCACAGTGGCGCTCCGGGATTGCGTCCGCGGATTCAGCTGCACGTTTCTCGGCGCTTTGCTGGGCGTGCTTGCCGTCCAACAACTGGACCCGTCGTTGCTGCGCAAAATCATTCCCGTGATGCTGGGCGCCACGGCCCTGCTCGTCTGGTTGCGGCCCAGGCTGGGTGAATGGGATGCGCATCCCCGTGTGCCCCGCGGCGGATTTGATGTCCTCGCCGGGCTGGCCCTGGGCTTTTACGACGGTTTTTTTGGTCCGGGCACGGGCACGTTCTGGGCCATGGCGTTCGTGCTGGGACTGGGGTTCAATCTGACCAAGGCGACCGGCTACACGAAGGTAATGAACTTCGCGAGCAACGCGGCGTCACTGATGCTGTTCGCGGCGCTGGGGCACGTGGTTCTGGCGGCCGGACTGGTCATGGGTGCGGGGCAGTTGCTCGGGGCACGGCTGGGCTCGCAAATGGTCGTCAAACGCGGGGCGCGGTTCATCCGGCCCATCTTTCTCACGGTGGTCCTCGTCATCACGGCCAAACTGATTTACGACGCTTATCTGCGGCGGCCGGCTTAG